Proteins encoded in a region of the Streptomyces sp. NBC_00310 genome:
- a CDS encoding metal-dependent hydrolase: MMGPAHSLSGAAAWLGVGAVAAATGHTMPWPVLLVGALICAGAALAPDLDHKAATISRSFGPLSRWVCEIVDKLSYAVYKATKKQGDPRRSGGHRTLTHTWLWAALLGAGASGIAITGGRWAVLAILFVHLVLAIEGLLWRAARGSSSDVLVWLLAATSAWILAGVLDKPGNGADWLFTQPGQEYLWLGLPIVLGALVHDIGDALTVSGCPVLWPIPIGRKRWYPLGPPKAMRFRAGSWVELRVLMPVFMVLGGVGAAAALNVI, translated from the coding sequence ATGATGGGACCAGCACACTCACTGTCGGGAGCCGCGGCCTGGCTCGGCGTAGGGGCGGTAGCGGCCGCCACCGGGCACACCATGCCCTGGCCGGTTCTCCTGGTCGGTGCGCTGATCTGCGCGGGTGCCGCGCTCGCCCCGGACCTGGACCACAAGGCGGCCACGATCTCGCGCTCCTTCGGTCCGCTGTCGCGCTGGGTGTGCGAGATCGTGGACAAGCTCTCGTACGCCGTCTACAAGGCGACGAAGAAGCAGGGCGACCCGCGCCGCTCGGGCGGGCATCGCACCCTCACGCACACCTGGCTGTGGGCGGCTCTGCTCGGTGCCGGCGCCTCCGGCATCGCCATCACGGGCGGCCGCTGGGCCGTGCTGGCCATCCTCTTCGTCCACTTGGTGCTGGCCATCGAGGGTCTGCTGTGGCGGGCGGCCCGGGGCTCGAGCAGCGATGTGCTGGTGTGGCTGCTGGCCGCGACGAGTGCCTGGATCCTCGCGGGTGTCCTGGACAAGCCGGGCAACGGGGCGGACTGGCTGTTCACGCAGCCGGGCCAGGAGTACCTGTGGCTCGGGCTGCCGATCGTGCTCGGCGCGCTGGTGCACGACATCGGGGACGCGCTGACCGTATCGGGATGCCCGGTCCTGTGGCCGATACCGATCGGGCGCAAGCGCTGGTACCCGCTGGGCCCGCCGAAGGCCATGCGGTTCAGGGCCGGCAGCTGGGTGGAGCTGCGGGTGCTGATGCCCGTGTTCATGGTGCTCGGGGGAGT